One Thermicanus aegyptius DSM 12793 DNA segment encodes these proteins:
- a CDS encoding cytochrome c biogenesis CcdA family protein, giving the protein MSEVTVWLAFSAGIISFLSPCVLPLYPSFLSYISGVSVADLKEGDKTGIRKQVLLHTLFFVTGLSLIYVMMGFGASLIGDLFQTYNGLIRQIGAIFIIMMGLVLIGWLKFDFLMREHRWEIRNKPAGYLGSFFIGFSFAAGWTPCIGPILGSILALGATQPDLALYYTLFYSIGFSIPFILLAFFIGTTRAILKYSNLIAKVGGGLMILMGILLFTDQMSKITIFLTKIFGTSWF; this is encoded by the coding sequence GTGAGTGAAGTTACCGTTTGGTTAGCCTTCTCCGCAGGGATCATATCTTTTCTCTCTCCCTGCGTTCTTCCTCTTTATCCCTCTTTTCTTTCATATATCTCGGGGGTTTCGGTGGCTGATTTAAAAGAAGGAGATAAAACGGGAATTCGTAAGCAGGTTTTGCTTCATACCCTCTTTTTTGTCACGGGCCTCTCCCTGATCTATGTGATGATGGGCTTTGGGGCTTCCCTTATCGGGGATCTCTTTCAAACGTATAATGGCCTCATACGCCAAATCGGCGCAATATTCATCATCATGATGGGGCTTGTCTTGATCGGGTGGTTAAAATTCGATTTTCTTATGCGTGAACATCGCTGGGAGATCAGGAATAAGCCCGCCGGATATTTAGGTTCTTTCTTTATTGGATTTAGCTTTGCAGCCGGGTGGACTCCCTGTATCGGACCGATTTTGGGGTCCATCCTTGCTTTGGGAGCAACCCAACCGGATTTAGCCCTCTATTATACTCTCTTTTATTCCATAGGATTTTCTATTCCATTCATCCTTCTCGCTTTCTTCATCGGAACCACACGGGCGATCTTGAAATATTCTAACTTGATTGCAAAAGTCGGTGGCGGGTTGATGATTTTAATGGGAATCCTCCTGTTCACCGATCAGATGAGTAAGATCACCATCTTCCTGACGAAGATCTTCGGCACCTCGTGGTTTTGA